From the genome of Mycobacterium dioxanotrophicus, one region includes:
- a CDS encoding SDR family oxidoreductase has product MSGHQPDTAGLRLLVVGASSGIGHAVAISAAARGAKVAVAARRVELLTSLADSIGGSAFELDVEDSGAITRVVDAAAQSLGGLDGVVFTSTVVPFAYVEDTDVATWLHAFSVNTVGANNVLRAALPHLSDNGVILIASSHDVGRPRAGVAAYGASKAALDEILHSWRSEHPELSILRVGIGPTEDTEILRGADRDLLAQLYDSWVEHGQLPKRMSALRDVANTLVSLVSTAHENPSVVPEFVQLAPRIRRSAKSEAAH; this is encoded by the coding sequence ATGAGCGGCCACCAACCCGATACTGCCGGGCTGCGACTTCTCGTCGTCGGCGCCTCCTCGGGCATCGGTCATGCCGTCGCGATCAGCGCCGCCGCGCGCGGAGCGAAGGTCGCGGTGGCGGCCCGGCGCGTCGAACTGCTGACCTCGCTGGCGGACTCGATCGGTGGTTCGGCGTTCGAGCTCGACGTCGAAGACTCCGGAGCCATCACCCGCGTGGTCGACGCCGCGGCGCAGAGCCTCGGCGGTCTCGACGGCGTGGTGTTCACCAGCACCGTGGTGCCGTTCGCCTATGTCGAGGACACCGATGTCGCCACCTGGCTGCACGCGTTCAGCGTCAACACCGTCGGTGCCAACAACGTGCTGCGGGCCGCGTTGCCGCATCTGTCCGACAACGGCGTGATCCTGATCGCCTCGAGCCACGACGTGGGCCGGCCACGCGCTGGGGTGGCCGCCTACGGCGCCAGCAAGGCCGCGCTCGACGAGATCCTGCACTCCTGGCGCAGTGAGCATCCCGAGCTCTCCATCCTGCGGGTCGGTATCGGCCCGACCGAGGACACCGAGATCCTGCGCGGTGCCGACCGTGATCTGCTGGCCCAGCTGTACGACTCGTGGGTCGAGCACGGGCAGTTGCCCAAGCGGATGTCGGCACTGCGCGACGTCGCCAACACCTTGGTGTCGCTGGTCAGCACCGCACACGAAAACCCCAGTGTGGTGCCGGAATTCGTGCAGCTGGCACCAAGGATCCGGCGGTCGGCGAAATCCGAAGCGGCACACTGA
- the bcp gene encoding thioredoxin-dependent thiol peroxidase: MPPTPRLEVGATAPAFSLPDADGNIVKLSDYKGRKVIVYFYPAASTPGCTKQACDFRDSLAELNGAGLDVIGISPDKPEKLAKFRDNEGLTFPLLSDLDRKVLTEWGAYGEKTMYGKTVQGVIRSTFVVDEKGKIAVAQYNVRATGHVAKLRRDLSV; this comes from the coding sequence ATGCCGCCAACCCCGCGTCTCGAGGTGGGTGCCACCGCCCCCGCGTTCAGCCTGCCCGACGCCGATGGCAACATCGTCAAGCTTTCCGACTACAAGGGCCGCAAGGTCATCGTGTACTTCTACCCTGCCGCGTCGACGCCAGGCTGCACCAAACAGGCCTGCGATTTCCGCGACAGCCTCGCCGAGCTCAACGGCGCGGGTCTCGACGTGATCGGGATTTCGCCGGACAAACCCGAGAAGCTCGCGAAGTTCCGCGACAACGAAGGCCTCACCTTCCCGCTGTTGTCGGATCTGGATCGCAAGGTGCTGACCGAGTGGGGCGCGTACGGCGAAAAGACCATGTACGGCAAGACCGTTCAAGGCGTGATCCGCTCGACGTTCGTCGTCGACGAGAAGGGCAAGATCGCCGTCGCGCAGTACAACGTGCGGGCGACCGGCCACGTCGCCAAGCTGCGCCGTGACCTATCGGTCTAG
- a CDS encoding L,D-transpeptidase, with protein sequence MWQVQALTRPGRKRLRRAAVALAPAVIFGISACTGAVSAPPPPVIADKGTPFGDLLVPRVNASVADGAVGVAVDAPVTVSAENGVLGSVSMADANGTPVAGKLSADGLTWSSTDPLDFNERYTLSAQSLGLGGVANRRITFQTHSPANLTMPYVLPNDGEVVGIGQPIAVRFDENITDRLAAQRAITVKTDPPVEGAFYWLSNREVRWRPATYWKPGTAVDVTVNTYGVRLGDGLFGQKNVANHFTIGDEVIATADDNTKTLTIRRNGEVVKTMPISMGKNSTPTNNGTYIIGDRFSHLIMDSSTYGVPVNSPNGYRTEVDFATQMSYSGIYVHAAPWSVGSQGYSNTSHGCLNVSTANARWFYENTKRGDIVEVANTVGPVLPGTEGLGDWNIPWDQWRAGNAGT encoded by the coding sequence ATGTGGCAGGTGCAGGCATTGACCCGGCCGGGGCGAAAACGGCTCCGCCGCGCGGCCGTTGCCCTGGCTCCGGCTGTGATCTTCGGCATATCGGCATGCACGGGTGCCGTCTCGGCGCCCCCACCGCCTGTGATCGCCGACAAGGGCACGCCATTCGGTGATCTGCTGGTGCCGAGGGTGAATGCCTCGGTGGCCGACGGAGCGGTCGGCGTGGCGGTCGACGCCCCGGTGACCGTGAGTGCGGAGAACGGCGTGCTTGGCAGCGTCAGCATGGCCGACGCCAACGGCACCCCGGTGGCGGGCAAGCTCAGCGCCGACGGCCTGACGTGGTCCAGCACTGATCCGCTCGACTTCAACGAGCGGTACACCCTCAGCGCTCAATCACTCGGTCTCGGTGGGGTGGCCAACCGGCGCATCACCTTTCAGACGCATTCCCCGGCGAACCTGACCATGCCCTACGTGCTGCCCAACGACGGCGAGGTCGTCGGCATCGGCCAACCGATCGCGGTGCGGTTCGACGAGAACATCACCGACCGGCTGGCCGCGCAGCGCGCCATCACCGTCAAGACCGATCCGCCCGTCGAGGGCGCCTTCTACTGGCTGAGCAATCGCGAGGTGCGTTGGCGCCCAGCCACATACTGGAAGCCCGGCACTGCGGTGGACGTGACGGTGAACACCTATGGTGTGCGGTTGGGTGACGGGCTGTTCGGGCAGAAGAACGTCGCCAACCACTTCACCATCGGCGACGAGGTGATCGCGACCGCGGACGACAACACCAAGACCCTGACCATCCGGCGCAACGGCGAGGTCGTCAAGACCATGCCGATCTCGATGGGCAAGAACAGCACGCCGACCAACAACGGCACCTACATCATCGGCGACCGCTTCAGTCACCTGATCATGGACTCGTCGACCTACGGCGTTCCGGTCAACTCGCCCAACGGGTATCGCACCGAGGTCGACTTCGCCACCCAGATGTCCTACAGCGGCATCTACGTGCACGCGGCACCGTGGTCGGTGGGCAGCCAGGGCTACAGCAACACCAGCCACGGATGCCTGAACGTGAGCACCGCCAACGCCCGCTGGTTCTACGAGAACACCAAACGGGGTGACATCGTCGAGGTGGCCAACACCGTCGGTCCGGTGTTGCCGGGCACCGAAGGCCTGGGCGACTGGAACATCCCCTGGGACCAATGGCGCGCCGGCAACGCCGGAACGTGA
- a CDS encoding DUF3618 domain-containing protein translates to MANRDPESIKREIDQARDQLALTVDSLAERANPQRLADDAKAAVIGFLRKPAVTASLAGAGLLVVFVVIRRVKNR, encoded by the coding sequence GTGGCGAACCGGGACCCGGAGAGCATCAAGCGCGAGATCGATCAGGCTCGCGATCAGTTGGCGCTGACTGTCGACTCCCTGGCCGAGCGGGCCAATCCGCAACGGCTCGCCGACGATGCCAAGGCCGCGGTGATCGGATTCCTGCGCAAGCCCGCCGTGACGGCTTCGCTGGCCGGGGCCGGCCTACTGGTGGTCTTCGTCGTCATCCGCCGGGTCAAGAACCGCTGA
- a CDS encoding amidase domain-containing protein: MWEGAGYDAAAARAWDDVVTVRGAADCLHAAASAARHGAGDLIWAKRQVLDTIEEAEATGFTVGQDFSVTDQSWTMLRAAQTRQAQAKAFAAEISERVQNLARIDGETAAKITAALAPLDGFNFHEAPETSTVRSVDFKTGPANPAQPLSEARRRAIEYADRWAGSAADPHRANPDYENFGDGGGDCTNFASQVMRAGGFKDVGDGIDDWHRGDADDWYYNNGLHFPGNDRSNTWSVAQANRDFIVNSGRGEVVGTSPMPTRAALDPLAPSKAGLVPGDLIYYHDEATGTINHTAVYVGQEMQNSRLVDVVDQHANGDNNFHNDWMPDGPGFTGGSANVEFVHLHYPGE; encoded by the coding sequence ATGTGGGAGGGTGCGGGATACGATGCCGCCGCCGCCCGCGCTTGGGACGATGTCGTCACAGTGCGCGGTGCGGCCGACTGCCTCCACGCCGCCGCCTCCGCCGCTCGCCACGGTGCTGGGGACCTGATATGGGCCAAACGCCAGGTTCTCGACACCATCGAAGAAGCCGAGGCGACAGGCTTTACTGTCGGACAAGATTTTTCGGTCACCGACCAGTCCTGGACCATGCTCCGCGCAGCGCAGACTCGACAGGCCCAGGCCAAGGCGTTCGCCGCCGAAATCTCCGAACGGGTGCAAAATCTGGCCCGAATCGACGGAGAAACCGCCGCCAAGATCACCGCCGCACTGGCCCCACTCGACGGGTTCAACTTCCACGAAGCACCGGAGACCAGCACGGTGCGTTCCGTGGACTTCAAGACGGGTCCTGCCAACCCAGCGCAGCCACTGTCAGAAGCGCGGCGACGTGCCATTGAGTACGCCGACCGCTGGGCCGGAAGCGCTGCTGATCCACACCGGGCGAACCCCGACTATGAGAACTTCGGCGACGGCGGCGGGGACTGCACCAACTTCGCCTCTCAAGTCATGCGCGCCGGGGGCTTCAAAGATGTCGGGGACGGGATCGATGATTGGCACCGCGGCGACGCTGACGACTGGTATTACAACAATGGTCTCCACTTTCCGGGCAACGACCGGTCCAACACATGGTCGGTGGCGCAAGCCAATCGCGACTTCATCGTCAACTCTGGTCGTGGCGAGGTCGTCGGAACGTCACCGATGCCCACCCGAGCCGCACTCGACCCCCTCGCACCATCAAAAGCCGGGTTAGTGCCTGGAGACCTCATCTACTACCACGACGAAGCCACTGGAACGATCAACCACACCGCTGTCTACGTCGGCCAAGAAATGCAGAACAGCAGGCTGGTCGACGTTGTAGACCAACATGCGAACGGCGACAACAACTTCCATAACGACTGGATGCCGGACGGTCCCGGTTTCACTGGCGGATCAGCGAACGTTGAGTTCGTCCACCTGCACTACCCCGGAGAGTGA
- a CDS encoding LGFP repeat-containing protein, which yields MQQTYLRFAGIIALAATGALGVGCSNNSTGSGSETSRPASEATTGAESGSATPGESVAPGADGTATPGAPAAEPGAPGNAGTPGAPGAPGEPGAPGVPGEPGAPGGPAPGAPNTGPADSTTIVTPNGSFVVQGIILQKYNATGGASSPLGLPTASEAAAPNGGQFSTFNGGAIYWTPQTGAHIVWGGIRDAWERDGGAGGRLGYPTSDEATIPGGWQSQFQHGTITYTDGQAKVEAR from the coding sequence ATGCAGCAAACATATTTGAGATTTGCCGGCATCATCGCACTTGCCGCTACTGGCGCTCTTGGCGTCGGGTGTTCGAACAATTCGACGGGTTCGGGGAGCGAGACCAGCCGACCTGCCAGCGAAGCCACCACCGGAGCGGAATCCGGTAGTGCAACTCCGGGCGAGTCGGTTGCCCCGGGTGCCGACGGGACCGCCACCCCAGGTGCGCCCGCCGCCGAACCCGGCGCGCCAGGCAATGCAGGAACTCCGGGTGCCCCTGGTGCTCCCGGTGAGCCGGGCGCTCCCGGTGTCCCTGGCGAACCTGGCGCCCCCGGCGGCCCCGCACCCGGTGCGCCGAATACCGGTCCTGCGGACAGCACGACGATCGTCACGCCCAACGGCTCCTTCGTCGTGCAGGGCATCATCCTGCAGAAGTACAACGCGACCGGCGGCGCGAGCAGCCCGCTCGGTCTACCGACCGCGAGCGAGGCGGCCGCGCCCAACGGCGGTCAGTTCAGCACCTTCAATGGCGGTGCGATCTACTGGACGCCGCAGACCGGGGCACACATCGTCTGGGGCGGTATCCGCGACGCGTGGGAGCGCGACGGCGGCGCAGGCGGCCGCCTGGGGTATCCCACATCGGACGAGGCGACGATCCCCGGCGGATGGCAGTCGCAGTTCCAACACGGGACCATCACCTATACCGACGGTCAGGCCAAGGTCGAGGCTCGCTGA
- a CDS encoding DUF899 domain-containing protein, whose amino-acid sequence MTTAKPPVVDEQTWRSALGDLRRREKAATRELDAIAAERRRLPMVKLPEYTLVGAEGPVGLADVFAGHSQLITYHHMWNDGAEWQCGGCTGFTSQFTRLEFLDNYDARFVIVTNGPIEEALAYRDKVGNKMHWYSSSESSFGTDMDAAPGDGFAVNVFLRDGDTVYRTWHTNGRGTEQLSHSFALIDLLPWGRQEQWQDSPEGWPKRPTYSGWLDSPDIARFYGEDSQ is encoded by the coding sequence ATGACGACAGCCAAGCCACCCGTGGTCGACGAGCAGACCTGGCGCAGCGCGCTGGGCGATCTGCGTCGTCGCGAGAAGGCCGCCACCCGCGAACTGGACGCGATCGCCGCCGAGCGGCGTCGCCTCCCCATGGTGAAACTGCCCGAGTACACGCTCGTCGGCGCCGAGGGGCCCGTCGGGCTGGCCGACGTGTTCGCGGGCCACTCACAGCTCATCACCTACCACCACATGTGGAACGACGGGGCCGAATGGCAGTGCGGTGGCTGCACCGGGTTCACCTCTCAGTTCACCCGGTTGGAGTTCCTCGACAATTACGACGCCCGCTTCGTGATCGTCACCAACGGGCCCATCGAGGAAGCTCTGGCCTACCGGGACAAGGTCGGCAACAAGATGCACTGGTATTCGTCGTCGGAGAGCTCGTTCGGCACCGACATGGACGCCGCTCCCGGTGACGGCTTCGCGGTGAATGTGTTTCTGCGCGACGGGGATACCGTCTACCGGACTTGGCACACCAACGGCCGCGGCACCGAACAGCTCAGCCACAGCTTCGCGCTCATCGACCTGCTGCCGTGGGGCAGGCAGGAACAGTGGCAGGACTCCCCCGAGGGCTGGCCGAAACGGCCCACCTATTCGGGGTGGCTCGACAGTCCCGATATCGCCCGCTTCTACGGAGAGGATTCCCAGTGA
- a CDS encoding class I SAM-dependent methyltransferase — protein MDNQPWNINIHYDGLLDSKVPQDAHTVLDVGCGDGFLAARLAQRVPDVMAVDIDEPVLDRAQIRFPAAPVNWIHGDVMSTDLPAHAFDAVVSNAALHHFDDTGAALTRFASLVRPGGTVAVTTFVKPSLREIAWHVPAWTACAVVNRAKGKWEHSAPIKWPPSETFGQLRAKARQALPGATVRRLLYGRVLITWRAPV, from the coding sequence GTGGACAACCAACCGTGGAACATCAACATTCACTACGACGGGCTGCTCGATTCGAAGGTCCCGCAGGATGCCCACACCGTTCTCGACGTCGGGTGTGGCGATGGCTTCCTGGCCGCCCGGCTGGCCCAGCGGGTGCCGGACGTGATGGCAGTGGACATCGATGAGCCGGTGCTCGACCGCGCCCAGATCCGCTTCCCCGCGGCGCCGGTCAACTGGATCCACGGCGATGTCATGTCGACAGACCTCCCCGCGCACGCCTTCGACGCGGTGGTCTCCAACGCCGCCCTGCACCATTTCGACGACACCGGGGCCGCCCTCACCCGGTTCGCGTCCCTGGTACGTCCCGGCGGGACGGTCGCGGTGACGACGTTCGTGAAACCGTCGCTGCGCGAAATCGCTTGGCACGTCCCGGCCTGGACCGCGTGTGCCGTCGTCAACCGCGCCAAGGGCAAGTGGGAGCACTCGGCCCCCATCAAATGGCCTCCGTCGGAAACGTTCGGCCAGTTGCGCGCCAAGGCCCGTCAGGCACTTCCCGGCGCAACCGTGCGGCGGCTGCTCTACGGCCGCGTCCTGATCACCTGGCGGGCACCGGTCTAG
- a CDS encoding SRPBCC family protein, protein MTEPERYVVTHTIAAAPGAVFAVLSDPARHKDTEPGDWVRDAIDPQPITGTGQIFAINMFLPQAGGHYVMHNLVSEFDKNRTIAWIPGQLDEAGKHNPGGWWWRYDLAPNGENTDVTLTYDWTGTPQSFRDQVGMPPFDKEFLAESLAALDRSVK, encoded by the coding sequence GTGACCGAACCCGAGCGCTACGTCGTCACCCACACCATCGCCGCCGCACCCGGTGCGGTCTTCGCCGTCCTGTCAGATCCGGCCCGGCACAAGGACACCGAACCCGGAGACTGGGTGCGCGACGCGATCGATCCACAACCCATCACCGGCACCGGGCAGATCTTCGCGATCAACATGTTCCTGCCGCAGGCCGGCGGACACTACGTCATGCACAACCTGGTCAGCGAATTCGACAAGAACCGCACCATCGCCTGGATTCCCGGTCAGCTCGATGAGGCCGGCAAGCACAATCCGGGCGGTTGGTGGTGGCGCTATGACCTGGCCCCCAACGGCGAGAACACCGACGTCACCCTGACCTACGACTGGACCGGTACGCCGCAGAGCTTCCGCGATCAGGTCGGCATGCCCCCGTTCGACAAGGAGTTCCTCGCCGAATCGCTTGCCGCGCTGGACCGTTCGGTCAAGTAG